The following are encoded together in the Juglans microcarpa x Juglans regia isolate MS1-56 chromosome 2D, Jm3101_v1.0, whole genome shotgun sequence genome:
- the LOC121250081 gene encoding chaperone protein dnaJ A6, chloroplastic-like, with the protein MAIIPCGSTWVAQWGIRPHCTLRSYVANKIPTSRYCTTNMISYLSAPSSSLFSRGSYHLLSYPSLSQASPRRRGGRFTVRAETDYYSLLGVSRNASKSEIKSAYRKLARSYHPDVNKEPGAEQKFKDISNAYEVLSDDEKKSLYDKYGEAGLKGAGMGMGDFSNPFDLFESLFEGMGGMGGMGGMGSRASRNRAVDGEDEYYNLILNFKEAIFGVEKEIEISRLESCGTCNGSGAKPGTKSSKCSTCGGQGQVVSSARTPLGVFQQVMTCSSCGGTGETSTPCNTCSGDGRVRRTKRISLKVPAGVDSGSRLRVRNEGNAGRRGGSSGDLFVIIDVMPDPVLKRDDTNILYTCKVSYVDAILGTTIKVPTVDGMVDLKIPAGTQPNTTLVMAKKGVPLLNKNNMRGDQLVRVQVEIPKRLNADERKLIEELADLSKGKTASSRR; encoded by the exons ATGGCAATTATACCTTGTGGAAGTACATGGGTTGCCCAATGGGGTATTCGCCCTCATTGTACACTAAGGTCCTATGTGGCAAACAAGATACCAACATCTCGGTATTG TACTACGAACATGATAAGCTATTTATCGGCACCAAGTTCAAGCTTGTTTTCTCGGGGCTCCTACCATTTGCTATCATATCCCAGTTTATCTCAAGCATCACCCCGCCGTAGGGGAGGACGTTTCACAGTCAGAGCAGAAACG GATTACTATTCTCTTCTTGGGGTATCGAGAAATGCCAGTAAATCTGAAATTAAAAGCG CTTATCGGAAGCTTGCTAGGAGTTACCATCCAGATGTGAACAA AGAGCCTGGGGCAGAACAGAAATTCAAGGACATCAGCAATGCGTACGAG GTTCTGtcagatgatgagaaaaaatcTCTATATGACAAATATGGAGAGGCTGGACTTAAAGGTGCTGGTATGGGCATGGGG GATTTCAGCAATCCGTTTGATCTATTTGAGTCGCTGTTTGAAGGCATGGGTGGCATGGGGGGCATGGGTGGCATGGGGAGCAGAGCTTCTAGGAATAGAGCTGTTGATGGTGAGGATGAATATTACAACCTCATCTTAAACTTTAAGGAAGCAATTTTTGGGgttgaaaaagagattgagataAGCCGATTAGAGAGCTGTGGAACTTGCAATGGTTCAGGCGCTAAACCAGGGACCAAATCATCCAAATGTAGCACATGTGGTGGGCAAGGCCAGGTTGTCTCGTCAGCAAGGACCCCCTTAGGTGTCTTTCAGCAGGTGATGACCTGCTCTTCTTGTGGTGGGACTGGGGAAACATCTACCCCTTGCAACACATGTTCTGGGGATGGTCGGGTGAGAAGAACAAAGCGGATCAGTCTGAAAGTTCCGGCTGGTGTGGACTCTGGTAGCCGTTTGAGGGTTCGAAATGAAGGTAATGCTGGAAGGAGAGGCGGGTCTTCTGGTGACCTCTTTGTCATTATTGATGTTATGCCTGACCCTGTCCTAAAACGGGATGACACCAACATTTTGTACACCTGCAAGGTTTCTTACGTTGATGCAATCTTGGGAACTACAATCAAGGTTCCAACAGTGGATGGAATGGTTGATTTGAAGATACCAGCCGGGACCCAACCAAACACAACGCTAGTAATGGCCAAGAAAGGTGTCCcccttttaaataaaaacaacatgAGGGGTGATCAGTTGGTTCGTGTGCAGGTTGAAATCCCAAAGAGACTGAATGCTGATGAAAGAAAGCTCATTGAGGAACTCGCCGATCTAAGCAAGGGCAAGACTGCCAGCAGTAGGAGATAG
- the LOC121250578 gene encoding cytochrome P450 705A22-like gives MADVQYYFLCFLLCLVSTFLLKTFLGKPTKSRLSLPPSPPALPLIGHLHLLGSYLPISLHNLSTKYGPLFYLRLGASRCIVVSSASVATEIFKTKDLTFSDHTELGFADEMPYGKYGFFSAPYGDYWRFVKKLCMTELLSPRQLERSRGVREEELNWFLRSVLECAEKKEAIDVGAELMKFSNNILCRMAMSTRCSEKGDEAEGIRELVKDIFDLGSKMILGDVLGPLRKLAFWLCRKEVMDVLVRFDRLLERMLKDHEDEGKKRENEDLMDILLKVHKDDKAEVQMTRTHLKALVVDLFVGGTGTSSEAILWTIAELINHPNAFNKLREEIKSVVGSSRLVEESDIPNLPYLQAVVKEGLRLNPPAPFVTRAPRQDCKLEGFDLPKKTMIFINVYTIMRDPNIWENPDEFWPERFLVSSYKEGRKENVEETFQFIPFGAGRRACPGSKLALTMLQRTIAVMVQCFDWKVGGDGEAKVNMEVEKGAFLHMVHPLVCLPVVHFNPFSS, from the exons ATGGCTGATGTCCAATACTATTTCCTCTGCTTCCTTCTCTGTTTAGTCTCCACCTTCCTGCTCAAAACCTTTCTGGGCAAGCCCACCAAGTCACGTCTCAGCCTCCCTCCCAGCCCACCAGCCCTCCCACTCATCGGTCACCTCCATCTCCTCGGATCATACCTCCCAATATCCTTGCATAACCTCTCCACCAAGTATGGCCCTCTCTTCTACCTTCGCCTTGGTGCTTCTCGGTGCATTGTTGTTTCATCGGCCTCTGTGGCGACCGAAATATTCAAAACCAAGGATCTTACTTTCTCGGATCATACAGAACTAGGTTTCGCCGATGAAATGCCATATGGAAAGTACGGGTTTTTCAGCGCCCCATATGGTGATTATTGGCGATTCGTCAAGAAGCTGTGCATGACCGAACTGCTCTCACCCAGACAGCTTGAACGCTCACGGGGTGTACGAGAGGAAGAACTTAACTGGTTTTTGCGTAGTGTGCTCGAGTGTGCTGAGAAGAAAGAGGCTATCGACGTAGGTGCTGAGCTAATGAAGTTTTCAAATAACATTCTATGCAGGATGGCTATGAGCACAAGGTGTTCGGAGAAAGGTGATGAAGCTGAGGGGATTAGAGAGTTGGTGAAAGATATATTTGATTTGGGTTCAAAGATGATTCTTGGGGATGTGTTGGGACCCCTAAGAAAATTGGCTTTCTGGCTTTGTAGAAAGGAGGTCATGGATGTATTGGTGAGGTTTGACAGGCTTTTGGAAAGGATGTTGAAGGACCATGAAGACGAGGGTAAGAAGCGAGAGAACGAAGATTTAATGGATATTTTACTGAAGGTACATAAAGACGACAAAGCTGAGGTCCAGATGACCAGAACCCATCTCAAGGCTTTAGTTGTA GATCTTTTCGTCGGAGGCACTGGTACCTCATCAGAGGCCATTCTATGGACGATAGCTGAGCTCATCAACCATCCAAATGCATTCAACAAACTTAGAGAAGAGATAAAATCGGTTGTTGGCAGTAGTAGACTGGTTGAGGAATCGGATATCCCAAATCTCCCCTACTTACAAGCAGTTGTCAAAGAAGGGCTAAGACTAAACCCACCAGCGCCTTTTGTAACAAGAGCACCCCGCCAAGATTGTAAACTAGAAGGCtttgatttacccaaaaaaactATGATATTCATCAACGTATATACAATAATGAGGGATCCAAATATATGGGAAAACCCAGATGAGTTCTGGCCGGAGAGGTTCTTAGTTTCCTCATATAAAGAAGGCCGTAAGGAAAATGTGGAAGAAACTTTTCAGTTTATTCCTTTTGGGGCGGGGAGGAGAGCATGCCCTGGCTCAAAGTTGGCGTTGACTATGCTGCAGAGGACAATTGCAGTCATGGTTCAGTGCTTTGATTGGAAGGTTGGTGGAGATGGAGAAGCTAAGGTCAAtatggaagttgaaaaaggtgcTTTCCTACACATGGTCCATCCACTTGTATGCCTTCCTGTTGTTCACTTCAatcctttttcttcttaa
- the LOC121250865 gene encoding haloacid dehalogenase-like hydrolase domain-containing protein At4g39970 isoform X1 yields MACTIMHSRTTLSPSSPSSSAPGFLPPNPLFHVTTLRFRTLRKCFPFEKPLSVSVSASASSTSNRLRALVFDCDGVILESEHLHRQAYNDAFAHFNVRCPSSSQSQLPLYWDSDFYDDLQNRIGGGKPKMRWYFGENGWPSSTILEKPPEADEDRAKLVDTLQDWKTERYKEIIKSGTVEPRPGVLRLMDEARAAGRKLAVCSAATKSSVILCLESLIGIERFQSLDCFLAGDDVKEKKPDPSIYLTASKRLGISPQDCLVVEDSIIGLQAATRAGMSCVITYTSSTADQDFKDAIAIYPDLSDVRLKDLELLLENVVPAG; encoded by the exons ATGGCGTGCACGATAATGCACTCCCGCACCACTCTCTCCCCctcttccccttcttcttctGCCCCTGGCTTTCTTCCTCCTAATCCTCTCTTCCATGTCACTACTCTTCGGTTTCGAACCCTCCGTAAATGTTTCCCCTTCGAGAAACCGCTCTCGGTCTCGGTTTCGGCTTCGGCATCATCGACTTCTAATCGTCTCCGAGCTCTGGTATTCGACTGCGACGGCGTGATACTCGAATCCGAGCATTTGCACCGCCAGGCCTACAATGACGCCTTCGCTCACTTCAACGTCCGCTGCCCTTCTTCCTCTCAATCACAACTGCCTCTCTATTGGGACTCCGACTTCTACGACGACCTCCAGAACCGCATCGGAGGCGGCAAGCCCAAAATGCGATG GTACTTTGGGGAGAACGGGTGGCCATCGTCGACGATACTCGAGAAGCCTCCAGAGGCGGATGAGGACCGAGCCAAGTTGGTCGATACTCTTCAG GATTGGAAGACTGAAAGGTACAAAGAAATAATCAAATCTGGAACT gtGGAACCTAGACCTGGGGTTTTGAGATTGATGGATGAGGCCAGGGCTGCT GGTAGAAAATTAGCTGTTTGCTCTGCAGCAACTAAAAGTTCGGTTATACTATGTCTCGAAAGCCTTATAGGAATT GAGCGGTTTCAAAGTCTCGATTGCTTCCTTGCGG GTGATGATGTGAAGGAAAAGAAGCCCGATCCATCGATTTATCTGACAGCTTCCAAG AGGCTAGGCATTTCACCTCAAGATTGTTTGGTAGTGGAGGATAGCATTATTGGACTACAG GCAGCTACAAGAGCTGGAATGTCGTGTGTGATTACCTACACATCTTCAACAGCTGACCAG GATTTTAAAGATGCAATAGCCATCTATCCTGATTTGAGTGATGTCAG ATTGAAAGACTTGGAGTTATTACTTGAAAATGTTGTCCCTGCCGGCTAG
- the LOC121250865 gene encoding haloacid dehalogenase-like hydrolase domain-containing protein At4g39970 isoform X2 — protein MACTIMHSRTTLSPSSPSSSAPGFLPPNPLFHVTTLRFRTLRKCFPFEKPLSVSVSASASSTSNRLRALVFDCDGVILESEHLHRQAYNDAFAHFNVRCPSSSQSQLPLYWDSDFYDDLQNRIGGGKPKMRWYFGENGWPSSTILEKPPEADEDRAKLVDTLQDWKTERYKEIIKSGTVEPRPGVLRLMDEARAAGRKLAVCSAATKSSVILCLESLIGIERFQSLDCFLAGDDVKEKKPDPSIYLTASKRLGISPQDCLVVEDSIIGLQAATRAGMSCVITYTSSTADQTAYIGYKLSM, from the exons ATGGCGTGCACGATAATGCACTCCCGCACCACTCTCTCCCCctcttccccttcttcttctGCCCCTGGCTTTCTTCCTCCTAATCCTCTCTTCCATGTCACTACTCTTCGGTTTCGAACCCTCCGTAAATGTTTCCCCTTCGAGAAACCGCTCTCGGTCTCGGTTTCGGCTTCGGCATCATCGACTTCTAATCGTCTCCGAGCTCTGGTATTCGACTGCGACGGCGTGATACTCGAATCCGAGCATTTGCACCGCCAGGCCTACAATGACGCCTTCGCTCACTTCAACGTCCGCTGCCCTTCTTCCTCTCAATCACAACTGCCTCTCTATTGGGACTCCGACTTCTACGACGACCTCCAGAACCGCATCGGAGGCGGCAAGCCCAAAATGCGATG GTACTTTGGGGAGAACGGGTGGCCATCGTCGACGATACTCGAGAAGCCTCCAGAGGCGGATGAGGACCGAGCCAAGTTGGTCGATACTCTTCAG GATTGGAAGACTGAAAGGTACAAAGAAATAATCAAATCTGGAACT gtGGAACCTAGACCTGGGGTTTTGAGATTGATGGATGAGGCCAGGGCTGCT GGTAGAAAATTAGCTGTTTGCTCTGCAGCAACTAAAAGTTCGGTTATACTATGTCTCGAAAGCCTTATAGGAATT GAGCGGTTTCAAAGTCTCGATTGCTTCCTTGCGG GTGATGATGTGAAGGAAAAGAAGCCCGATCCATCGATTTATCTGACAGCTTCCAAG AGGCTAGGCATTTCACCTCAAGATTGTTTGGTAGTGGAGGATAGCATTATTGGACTACAG GCAGCTACAAGAGCTGGAATGTCGTGTGTGATTACCTACACATCTTCAACAGCTGACCAG ACTGCTTACATAGGTTACAAACTATCCATGTAG
- the LOC121250652 gene encoding uncharacterized protein LOC121250652 isoform X1, giving the protein MEELRKLEQVQRMLQFMELRGVAIPSNGDSNRFLANLILLLIQPCGELDLDKKRSLVSEHMSKISTAFLDDASIWLSREGITEVTEEVKDKDNRCCMPARCASLGPCQNLGDNSLQLDYDSRLHAGSLETDFEDMALVGLDAMQRANSTLEDFCRSYFMFHEMEVNRLPSLFKYLPVLSFTESFIYQLDSLNEKILRQPTSGVTVSERGHKPRNERLITKFTDPFKSNPFWPLVGLLEYHGLLTERIREEFRCGEEYWALERKLCCALMSKEEISVEDVMRAIHLKSFDYRVLNLLLYHLRGEKVNDLHMEFLSVSEFLVEVSDDLFDYEDDVIENSFNVLRMFVRIYGASKAPVMLAKYITEAEQKYDCLLKTLDPQLSSNYQKRCEEATKEGGKISGHRLGAWSIPPVIVDEELYRSNFAKF; this is encoded by the exons atggaAGAACTGAGGAAGCTAGAGCAAGTACAGAGGATGCTTCAGTTCATGGAGCTTCGTGGCGTTGCTATCCCATCCAATGGCGACTCTAATCGCTTCCTCGCCAATCTCATCCTTCTCTTG ATACAACCGTGCGGAGAGCTTGACTTGGACAAGAAGCGCAGTTTGGTCTCTGAACATATGTCAAAG ATTTCAACTGCTTTTCTTGATGATGCATCGATCTGGCTTAGTCGGGAAGGCATAACAGAAGTTACAGAAGAAGTGAAAGACAAGGACAATCGTTGTTGTATGCCAGCTCGTTGCGCTTCTTTAG GCCCTTGTCAAAATCTTGGCGATAATTCTTTGCAGCTTGATTATGACAGTCGGTTGCATGCTGGATCATTGGAAACTGATTTTGAAGACATGGCTTTGGTTGGGCTGGATGCGATGCAGCGAGCAAATTCTACTCTCGAGGATTTT TGCAGATCCTATTTTATGTTTCACGAAATGGAGGTGAACAGGCTGCCGTCATTATTCAAGTATTTACCTGTGCTTTCATTCACAGAAAGTTTTATTTATCAG CTGGATAGTTTGAATGAGAAGATACTGCGTCAACCAACCAGTGGAGTCACTGTTTCTGAAAGAGGACACAAG CCTAGAAATGAGAGGTTGATTACTAAGTTCACGGATCCATTTAAAAGCAATCCATTCTGGCCACTCGTGGGTCTACTTGAATATCATGGTCTTTTAACAGAGAG GATTAGAGAAGAATTTAGGTGTGGAGAAGAATATTGGGCGCTAGAAAGAAAGCTCTGTTGTGCACTCATGAGCAAAGAGGAG ATATCTGTTGAAGATGTGATGAGGGCAATTCATTTAAAGTCCTTTGATTATCGGGTTCTAAATCTTCTACTATATCATTTGAGAGGAGAAAAG GTCAATGATTTGCATATGGAATTTCTGTCTGTCTCAGAATTCCTTGTGGAAGTGTCCGATGATCT GTTTGACTATGAG GATGATGTAATAGAGAATAGCTTTAATGTTTTGCGCATGTTTGTCAGAATATATGGAGCTTCAAAGGCCCCAGTTATGTTG GCAAAATACATTACTGAGGCTGAGCAGAAGTATGACTGTTTACTGAAAACCTTGGATCCCCAACTATCCTCGAATTACCAGAAAAGATGCGAAGAAGCCACCAAAGAAG GTGGAAAGATATCTGGACATCGACTTGGAGCGTGGAGCATACCGCCTGTGATCGTGGATGAGGAATTATATCGATCCAACTTTGCAAAATTCTAA
- the LOC121250652 gene encoding uncharacterized protein LOC121250652 isoform X3, producing MEELRKLEQVQRMLQFMELRGVAIPSNGDSNRFLANLILLLIQPCGELDLDKKRSLVSEHMSKISTAFLDDASIWLSREGITEVTEEVKDKDNRCCMPARCASLGPCQNLGDNSLQLDYDSRLHAGSLETDFEDMALVGLDAMQRANSTLEDFVNRLPSLFKYLPVLSFTESFIYQLDSLNEKILRQPTSGVTVSERGHKPRNERLITKFTDPFKSNPFWPLVGLLEYHGLLTERIREEFRCGEEYWALERKLCCALMSKEEISVEDVMRAIHLKSFDYRVLNLLLYHLRGEKVNDLHMEFLSVSEFLVEVSDDLFDYEDDVIENSFNVLRMFVRIYGASKAPVMLAKYITEAEQKYDCLLKTLDPQLSSNYQKRCEEATKEGGKISGHRLGAWSIPPVIVDEELYRSNFAKF from the exons atggaAGAACTGAGGAAGCTAGAGCAAGTACAGAGGATGCTTCAGTTCATGGAGCTTCGTGGCGTTGCTATCCCATCCAATGGCGACTCTAATCGCTTCCTCGCCAATCTCATCCTTCTCTTG ATACAACCGTGCGGAGAGCTTGACTTGGACAAGAAGCGCAGTTTGGTCTCTGAACATATGTCAAAG ATTTCAACTGCTTTTCTTGATGATGCATCGATCTGGCTTAGTCGGGAAGGCATAACAGAAGTTACAGAAGAAGTGAAAGACAAGGACAATCGTTGTTGTATGCCAGCTCGTTGCGCTTCTTTAG GCCCTTGTCAAAATCTTGGCGATAATTCTTTGCAGCTTGATTATGACAGTCGGTTGCATGCTGGATCATTGGAAACTGATTTTGAAGACATGGCTTTGGTTGGGCTGGATGCGATGCAGCGAGCAAATTCTACTCTCGAGGATTTT GTGAACAGGCTGCCGTCATTATTCAAGTATTTACCTGTGCTTTCATTCACAGAAAGTTTTATTTATCAG CTGGATAGTTTGAATGAGAAGATACTGCGTCAACCAACCAGTGGAGTCACTGTTTCTGAAAGAGGACACAAG CCTAGAAATGAGAGGTTGATTACTAAGTTCACGGATCCATTTAAAAGCAATCCATTCTGGCCACTCGTGGGTCTACTTGAATATCATGGTCTTTTAACAGAGAG GATTAGAGAAGAATTTAGGTGTGGAGAAGAATATTGGGCGCTAGAAAGAAAGCTCTGTTGTGCACTCATGAGCAAAGAGGAG ATATCTGTTGAAGATGTGATGAGGGCAATTCATTTAAAGTCCTTTGATTATCGGGTTCTAAATCTTCTACTATATCATTTGAGAGGAGAAAAG GTCAATGATTTGCATATGGAATTTCTGTCTGTCTCAGAATTCCTTGTGGAAGTGTCCGATGATCT GTTTGACTATGAG GATGATGTAATAGAGAATAGCTTTAATGTTTTGCGCATGTTTGTCAGAATATATGGAGCTTCAAAGGCCCCAGTTATGTTG GCAAAATACATTACTGAGGCTGAGCAGAAGTATGACTGTTTACTGAAAACCTTGGATCCCCAACTATCCTCGAATTACCAGAAAAGATGCGAAGAAGCCACCAAAGAAG GTGGAAAGATATCTGGACATCGACTTGGAGCGTGGAGCATACCGCCTGTGATCGTGGATGAGGAATTATATCGATCCAACTTTGCAAAATTCTAA
- the LOC121250652 gene encoding uncharacterized protein LOC121250652 isoform X2, protein MEELRKLEQVQRMLQFMELRGVAIPSNGDSNRFLANLILLLIQPCGELDLDKKRSLVSEHMSKISTAFLDDASIWLSREGITEVTEEVKDKDNRCCPCQNLGDNSLQLDYDSRLHAGSLETDFEDMALVGLDAMQRANSTLEDFCRSYFMFHEMEVNRLPSLFKYLPVLSFTESFIYQLDSLNEKILRQPTSGVTVSERGHKPRNERLITKFTDPFKSNPFWPLVGLLEYHGLLTERIREEFRCGEEYWALERKLCCALMSKEEISVEDVMRAIHLKSFDYRVLNLLLYHLRGEKVNDLHMEFLSVSEFLVEVSDDLFDYEDDVIENSFNVLRMFVRIYGASKAPVMLAKYITEAEQKYDCLLKTLDPQLSSNYQKRCEEATKEGGKISGHRLGAWSIPPVIVDEELYRSNFAKF, encoded by the exons atggaAGAACTGAGGAAGCTAGAGCAAGTACAGAGGATGCTTCAGTTCATGGAGCTTCGTGGCGTTGCTATCCCATCCAATGGCGACTCTAATCGCTTCCTCGCCAATCTCATCCTTCTCTTG ATACAACCGTGCGGAGAGCTTGACTTGGACAAGAAGCGCAGTTTGGTCTCTGAACATATGTCAAAG ATTTCAACTGCTTTTCTTGATGATGCATCGATCTGGCTTAGTCGGGAAGGCATAACAGAAGTTACAGAAGAAGTGAAAGACAAGGACAATCGTTGTT GCCCTTGTCAAAATCTTGGCGATAATTCTTTGCAGCTTGATTATGACAGTCGGTTGCATGCTGGATCATTGGAAACTGATTTTGAAGACATGGCTTTGGTTGGGCTGGATGCGATGCAGCGAGCAAATTCTACTCTCGAGGATTTT TGCAGATCCTATTTTATGTTTCACGAAATGGAGGTGAACAGGCTGCCGTCATTATTCAAGTATTTACCTGTGCTTTCATTCACAGAAAGTTTTATTTATCAG CTGGATAGTTTGAATGAGAAGATACTGCGTCAACCAACCAGTGGAGTCACTGTTTCTGAAAGAGGACACAAG CCTAGAAATGAGAGGTTGATTACTAAGTTCACGGATCCATTTAAAAGCAATCCATTCTGGCCACTCGTGGGTCTACTTGAATATCATGGTCTTTTAACAGAGAG GATTAGAGAAGAATTTAGGTGTGGAGAAGAATATTGGGCGCTAGAAAGAAAGCTCTGTTGTGCACTCATGAGCAAAGAGGAG ATATCTGTTGAAGATGTGATGAGGGCAATTCATTTAAAGTCCTTTGATTATCGGGTTCTAAATCTTCTACTATATCATTTGAGAGGAGAAAAG GTCAATGATTTGCATATGGAATTTCTGTCTGTCTCAGAATTCCTTGTGGAAGTGTCCGATGATCT GTTTGACTATGAG GATGATGTAATAGAGAATAGCTTTAATGTTTTGCGCATGTTTGTCAGAATATATGGAGCTTCAAAGGCCCCAGTTATGTTG GCAAAATACATTACTGAGGCTGAGCAGAAGTATGACTGTTTACTGAAAACCTTGGATCCCCAACTATCCTCGAATTACCAGAAAAGATGCGAAGAAGCCACCAAAGAAG GTGGAAAGATATCTGGACATCGACTTGGAGCGTGGAGCATACCGCCTGTGATCGTGGATGAGGAATTATATCGATCCAACTTTGCAAAATTCTAA